A window of Loxodonta africana isolate mLoxAfr1 chromosome 3, mLoxAfr1.hap2, whole genome shotgun sequence genomic DNA:
GCGCGGGCCGAGGGCTCCTGCAGCTGCTCGCGCGGAGGCGGAGAAGGACGAGGACCGAGACTGACACTTCTGCTCCTGGCCGGCTGCCACTTACGCGGGGTCCCCAACCCAACCTCAAAGCAacgcgttaaaaaaaaaaaaaaaaaagcagcccttAGCCCCCTCCTCCCCTTTCCTGCTTCTGCGagaactccctccctccctccagctcGCCGGCCGAGGCGCCCCTTCCGTGGAAGCCGAGCGGCTTCGCTCGCATTTCGCCGTCGCCGCCTCTCGCAATATTGCAATATAGGGGAAAAGCAGGTAAGGGGGCGGCTGAGGAGCCGTGGGCAGGGAGGGCGGTGGGAAGAGGAAGGGGGCTGTTCTGGACTGAGGCTGTTTTCTTTGGCTTCCTTCCCTTGACCGTCCCAAATTGCAAGTAAACAATACGTCGGCTTAGATAATGCGCGAGTCTGAAACTACCGAGGCCGGCCTGCGAGCTAGCACAGAGGACGGCCGGGGCCGCTAGCTTTGTAGCGGTTCCTGCTTACAAAAGGGTTGTTCTCGGAGACGAGGCTGGTGGGGTGCTTAGAGGGGCTTGGAGGTATTTCTAGTTCATAAGGGGCTCATCAGGGGGTGCTTAGACGAGGGTTTAAGTATGAGAAGTAGTGAGCTGTGGGGTATAGACATGACCCCCCCCCAAGTAAACACTATTTTTGAAACAGTGGCAGAAAGGATCCAAGTGAGAAGGATTCGGTACtgctgattctttaaaaaaaaaattcttcttggTTTATAAGTCTTTTGTTCCAATGCAGGAGAAATCCGGTGAATCACCTAATTAAAATCAAGGCATGAATTAAGCATCCATTTTTGTACTACAAATTGCCAGCGCTACGTTTGTTCCTCCCTTGGTCTCCATTAAAAAACACCAGAGACGTTGTTAAAGGGGGGCAGATTTTGCCTCTAGCTGCCAGTTCTGCTTTCTATTTCACTGACTATCCCAGGACCTAAATTGCTTGGCTATGTAATTACTAGAGTATAAGCCTATTTAACTtaaaagctttctttttttttttttttccaactctaaATGAAACTTGATGAGGGCCCGTCCTTAGTTATCAGGGGAGTCAGTTTCTGGTCAGTCCTCTTGATTCATCTCTTTTAGATTTAATCAGCATTAAGGTATTGCTTGTCCTTAAGAGCTTTAGCTAATGGGGTTACTGGATGCTTTTCTCAGCGTAATGTTTCCTTTTcaaaaaaagtatacatatatatttacctctCACCAAAGATGGGGGCGGGGAACAGCTTGGActttcctctctcccctcctctttTAAAAAGGAATTCGGAGCGATTAAAACGTTGGTGGAAACAGTTTAAAGACCTAGGGCAGGAAATGCAGATTCATTTGGGTTAGGGCTGAAATTGTAACAAAAAGCAATTCCTCGAGTAAATGCATCAGATAAATCAATTTACATAAAGGTATGATGCATTCGGATAAATGCAATGCTAATGGGTTTTAGAGTGGTCCTGTTTCCAAAGTCTCAGGGTTTTGTTACAGCTTAATTGGTGCAGTTCTTATTCTGGTTTATTGTGCGGTCACTGGACACACGTTCTGGGACTCTTTCGGAGGAAATGTGTTTAAAATCGGCCTATTTAAGGAACCCGAGTCCTTGTTTCGttacctcccccctcccccttttttttttgcagcagccaAGTTGGGCCGGGGACTGGCAAAGTTCGCCCTCTCCCTTCTGAGGTATCAGCTGAATGTCTTGAGCAGATAGCTGGGAGCCTCGGGGGGAGCCCACACTCTCGGCTTACAGAGGACAAAGACAAAACAGGCTGCTTAATTGGCAGTAAATAACTTGATCTTTTTATAGAATAAGTGACTGGAGGAACACTAGGACTTTATTGGACTCAGGATTGAAGGCAACAAATTAATCGGTTTAGGCTAAGCTTAATAAATTGATTCTTATATTATACCCTAGTTGCTTCTCCTGTGGCATTCATTAGAAAGAGTGGGGAATTTTTAAAAGCAGTTTTTGGTGACAGCAGGACTAGCTCGAATTTAACTTTGAGCATCCCTTAATAGTGCTTTTTCGCATATTATTTgtaccccccccccttttttttggaGGAACAAAGCTTTAGCATTTAAATTGCTGATCAAGGGCAGATTAGGGAGACCAAAGTGAAGAGTGTTTGTATAGGAAGTTAACAGGCATCCTAAAGTTCAATGATCTATTATTCTTGCCTGTGTCCCGAAAACCCAGAGAAAACACTCATTGATCTTCAAAATGAAATGAGATTTGGAACAATAATGGGAGATGGCGGTCACCACAATGGCATGTGAAAGGTGCTGTTTAAAATACGAAAAACCAGTTTCGCAACTTTACACACCGCACTCCCTCGCCCGCCCCTCACCTCCCCTCCCACCACCATGCTCTCCTTCGCCTCACAGCcggtccctccctccttccctttcagAAAACCGAACTCATTTCCAACTTGTGAACTGCAGCTGCACTTCCCAGGGCAGAGCTCGGGAGGGAACGCGGCTCCGGAGGGGCCCGGTGGGGCCGCAGCCTTCCCACTCCGCCTTGCTCTCTGGGCCCGGCTAGGACTGGGGAGGGGCTGGGcgcggcagtgggtgggtttgacccTCATTTGCTGGGGGCGGGCGGCGGGGTAGAGGAGGAGGGGGCAGTGGGCGGAGGCGGGTGCTGGGAGGAGGTGCTGCGAGGGGTGGAGCGCGCAGCCGGAGCCTCGCTTTCGGAGTTTTGACAGTACCGAAGCTGAAATTGTCAGCGGCGGCGAGCGCAGGAAAGTTGAGAGGAGCTCGTGGCCCCAGAACAAAGCTTGAGAAAAGTAAACAGGAGGCTGCTGCCGGCGagcctccctcctttcctctccccCTCACCCTCCTTCCCGCCCTAGCCCTTCTTCCTTTCAGCAGCTCCAGGGAGGAATGGGCTCGCTTGCTCTCCTGGCTATTATTAACTTTTGCATTGcctctgttttgtctttttttccttgtcCCCTTCCCGCTCTCTGCAGACCATGGTGAACCCGGGCAGCAGCTCGCAGCCGCCCCCGGTGACGGCCGGCTCCCTCTCCTGGAAGCGGTGCGCAGGCTGCGGGGGCAAGATTGCGGACCGCTTTTTGCTCTATGCCATGGACAGCTACTGGCACAGCCGGTGCCTCAAGTGCTCCTGCTGCCAGGCACAGCTGGGCGACATCGGCACGTCCTGTTACACCAAGAGCGGCATGATCCTTTGCAGAAACGACTACATTAGGTAAGGTTTTGCTGCCTTTACCCCAGATGGAGCAATGGCATAGGCCAAAGGTTTCCATGGGGTTTAAGGAAAGGAGAGAGCACCTATGATAATAAATTGCAGCTTTAGCCCCCCATATTTTCGGGTTGGCAGAATTTAAGGGGTTCAAGAAGCATGTGTTAGTTTCCAGTTTATAGTGGTAAATGCCATGCCTAGTAAAAACTCGGTCCATTTAGTGGGATTGGGCCGATAGGTGTGTGAAGGTTGAGCACTGTCTGGACCAAAATTTTAAGTGATCAGCCCCAACTTAGAAAAGGACTGCCGGCTACAAATAAACATTTCAAGCGGAAGTTTAAACTTCTTTCTGAAAGCAAGGTAGGCACCCCCAGAGAAACTTGGAGACAAAAGGTtgacttaaaaataaaagtgTAGTTAGTGTGAAATGATTTGCCTGTGGTAATGGCTAATTATGATATTTACATAAGCACCTTTAAACTTTTTTGAGTGGAAAGCTGTGACTCATTCTTTGTGCTCCTTGGGAAAAATGCTGATTACCCATCAGTTTAAAGACTTGTAATTCtttttatagaaaaagaaaaacactaaaaaacacCCAGCAGTAATGTTTCTCCTCATACTGTTGGAGACTTGGAGGCTCAATGTTAGTGTGGGGTTTGCAGTGGAGAATATGTAGTATCTTCAGCTGAGGAgtgttcaggtttttgttttttttgttgttgtttgtatcACTGCCCTTGTTCCCCAAAAGAAGTTTGGAAAAAGAAGCTGTAGAATTGTGGTAATCTTCCATTTTAAAGCAATGTATAGGAACATTTGTATGTCCGTGTAAGCAGTCTTTTCCAACAAGTTTCAGTGCAATTAATGGGAAGAATTCAGGAGGTCAGGTGCCTATAGGATCTTTTCAGGTGAACTCAAGCTACTTAAACTCATTAATTTGAAAGGAGGCATTTGAAGGATTACACATTTAATTTGAGTAAATGGTTTGATAGACTGATGCACATGAATGCTTCTAGGAGGTGTTCTGTTTCCACatccagtaattaaaaaaaaaaaactgcacgcACACCGTTGATATTAGAGAGCTGCACACTTTTAAGAATTGCATTCTATTTAAGATTCCGCCTGAAGCCTTTCTTTATAGTGATTAGTAGAaaaattttgctttcttcagtgCTGGTGAATCAGTGGATTAGATATTTTGTTCAGAGTTGAGCTCCATTGTGATTCTACTCTGCGCCTGATACTGTCAAAGATCCCAGTGCAGCTCAGAGCTGATTATGGGTGTGTTTATCCCAGCGATATCATTACTGTAAAATGACATTTGGTTATTCCAATAATGCAACCTATGTCCAGTCTTCTGCCATCCTTTATCAGCCAAGTAGAAGAAATACGGGATGGGAGAGGGTACGTTTAAATTAAGATGGCAACATTAACTGCACTAATGTTCTTTTAGAAGTGAATTCTGGAAAAATAAGCAGGAGCATGGGTGTAATGCTCTCTGGCCCTCCTTCGAAGCAATGCCACAAGCTTTGACAGTACTGAGATTAAATAGAGCGAAACTGGGGGAAGATAGGAGGGTGGTTTGTAGTGAAAAAACTGACGGTGCTGCTcagattctctctttctctccaagTGCTCTCGAAACACCTTCACTTCTGCTTACAACTAGTTAAAAGGGAGATGGGTCCACTCGCATTCCCTCCGGACAAGTTTAGGATAGAAGCTTCCTGGGAATCGCCTACATTCCCTTCTCTGTTCTTGGGACCCAATATAAATGCCCGTTCTATGTGTTCTTGCTTAATGGAGCAATGGATTAACGGATGTGTGCCAAACTCCAGCCTTAACTAATCGGATCcatattcttctttctttttgcctCTTAATCTCAGAACTGGGACCAGGCTTGCTCTTGAACTAGGTCTACACTGAGAACCTTACCCTTAGATCAGGCCTGGGAGAGAAGAGTTTTAGCTCAGTGGCAATTTTATTGGCTGTTAACTCTGCTCAGACCTCACCAGCCAGCTGAGGGCCCCTGCTCAATTTGAAATCTCTGAAGTCTTCAGTATTTCCTCCCTCTGCCCATCCCATGCCAGAGAGCGTGGAAAGATAAGGAGGCATGGGAGTTTTTTCCTCCCAGCTGCCTCTCCCCCGTCTCCCCGATGTCCACTTGTTGGAGCTTTCACTTCTCTAAGGGCAGCCACTGAAGAGTGGAGTAATCAGCTTGCTAGCTGCCAGGTGAAGGGGACCCTTTGGCCAGCTGGAACCACAGAGATTTATTAAGAGGCTTTTAAACTGACTTTgagattgtgttttgtttttgtaaacaaCCAAGATATGACTAAAAAGCTGCTAGGGAGCTGGGAGAGCTGGCTGGGGGCGATGGGGCTTTTCCCCACCAGCCTCCCGCTCTGTGGCCCTGTGTCTATGGGGCAGAGCTGGGCTTCTGCCTCCTCTCCCTCGAAGATTTCAGATAAAGGGGCTGCCTTGCTGCGGCGAATCCGCACAATTAAAAGCTTTAATTAGTGGCTCCTCCATTTTCTTAGTTCTGATGGGCTTTATCTAATGAGATCTGGTCTCTGGCTTAGATCTGCTCCGAATGACGTGTCCGCAATGAATGAGAGCTGCGTCGCAAACAAAACATTTAATTAACAAAATTGGCCTctaagagggagggaaggggctggAAGGGGGGAATGGAGCGGAGGGGGAGGGCGGGTCTTAAAGGGGCCAACGCCTGCCTAGCCCCCAACCGACCCCCCCCCCCCGTTACAAAAGAAGGAGAACCTGGAAACTGCCACCCTCTTCCCTCAAGCACCACCAAGTAGCTTCGGCAGCTCCGTTTCTCTCTCCTCCTATCCGCCTCCTAACCCCACCTCCGGCCTGAAGACTGGTGTGGAAAGTGCAGCAGAGGAGGAAGTTCCGAGACCCACGGTTGGGGCTCCAGGCCCGGGGAGGGCGAGGAAATGTGCTTGGAAGCCCGGTGGCGGCCCTTCGTGAGCTCTTTGCTGGCTGGGCCGAGCCGGACCGGGCTGCCGCGGAGGCCGCAGCCAAGGCGTCTGCCCGCCAGCCGGCCGGCCTTGGGCCCGCTTGGGGGAGAGCGCAGGGCGGGAGTCTGGGCAGCAGGGCGCGCTTTCTTTCCCCGGCTCCTCCAGCGGTGGCGCCGGCAGACGCAGTGAGCGCCGTGCTGCCCGCGGTGGGCGCCTGGAGTGTGGGGCTAATGCTAGTTGGTGGTGGAGGGTGTGTTTGGGGAGGGAGTGGTGTTAGGAATGGAGACGCCACCAGGCAGTGAGTTCATTTCCCTGATAATCAACAGCAAGCTGCTATATTCAGAGAATGCTGTCCCTTTAATTGAACAGGCTAGGTAATTAAATGGCACTTTTCCAATAGAACGTGCTAGGTAAATCTAATAGTTGGTTATTTAATATCACTTTGAAGTCTGCCCACTCAAGCACAATGACAGCACAGGAGCATGTGAACTAttagctaggaaaaaaaaaaaaaaactaggatctcaaaaattaattaaatcGCATGCAATTTAGGGGGAACGTTTATCTTGATTTGTCATAACAGAATTAATTCAAGGCCTCCAATTCACTTGGGGGCAGATCTGTTACTCTGAATTAACCAAGCGTaatttggctgattttttttttcttcccctcccctctctAATGCAGGGGTTGCCATTATGCACAGCCCCCCTCTTAAGTATCAATAGCTTCTGGTGCTTTTAAGGTGCTTGGTCTCTAGTTATTCCGAAGTACCTTTAATGGACTTGGCTCCAGGCATAATTTCTGGGTTGCATTTCTTTGTTACATTTAATATAGCTGGTGCAAAATTTAGATTAAATATAGGAACCTGCTGGAAAACCAATTGCTTCTGGATCAGTAGGTGTGGATGTGCATTTTTCTCCTCGGATAGGTTGCTAATATTTACTTGCAGGTACAAATGTATACCTTTCAGCTACACTCTTGGAAACGCTCCTCTCCTTGCCTAAAAGTGGTTTAGAAGACACAGCCAGGCAGCACTCCATTTTGCATGTATTTTGCTTGAGGTAATAATGCAGTTGAAAATAAGCCCACCTCTTGGTCATTGAAGTTAGTGGAAGATGCTAAGCATTGATACTGAACTAAAAATACGAGTTGCTCTCCAACCTCTTAATGTCAGTAAGGAGAGTTGGAGCTGAGGTAGCAAACAGGACTAACGCTACATGGCATTCTTCAAGTAGGAGCAGAGCACCTTTAAAGTGCAGAGGTTTGGTGGGATTTCTTCCCTCCTTTTCCCTTTTCCCCATATAAGGAACCTCTTGATGTTTGTGATTGATTGCATTGCCCAAATGCTGAAATATTAACGACCTTCTTGGACTAAGGACCCAAAGAAAGGAAACTGAAACCGATTCTGTCATCACAATTAAAGACTCCCCTGGCTTTAATTAGCCTGACCTGGGGTATATCTCCCCGTTGCTTGAGTTAAAGAGAAAAGAGCCCATTATAGTCCAGTCTGAGACCGATAGCTACTTAATTGAGCACCTAAAGCCTCGAGCCTTTTAAATCAAACACTGTCCTGGACAGTCCCCCGGTTGGATAATTAACTCTCCAGCTCACAAAAGTGTTGTAAAAAAACAACTTTTCAGAAAAAGGGCGGAATTCTAATGGTAGTCTTTATCTCTGGTAAAAGGGGATTAAAATGTGTATAGACATGTAAGTTCTGTTCTGAGGCAGCCTGAAGGCTGTAAACATGGGAAGATCTTAAACTCCATTAATATGTTGTTCAGTAGCACATCAGCCCTGGGTAGATCTGGGTCATTTTCAAACTTTGTAACTAATTTTTGATACTTTAGAAATCTCACAGTTTTGTGGCTGATTGTTCTCTGAAAGATCATGAAAGTGGTGCTGGAGAAAATAAGATGTATGAAAAGCTTTTGGATTACATATGATTGCCATGATGATTAAAATACACTTATATGTTGAAGACATACAACTGACTTCACTCAGGGTGAATTGTTAAATAAATgagttgttaaataaatgaacccTTAGGCTGGATAATCAGATGGGTACTGTGAAAGGGTCTTTTTGAGATGAAGTGTCACTGTGTACCTGTTGGTAGTGGCAGCCATAATTATAGACTCTAATCCATTAAAATACTTCTGGGTTGCCCTAACAGAATATTTAGTCCTTAGCTCTGGTAAGAGTCTGTCCCCCACCCTCATTACTTCCCCGGCTTATCCGCAGCATGTGTTTGGCTACACTGACAGGTTCTTAACTTTATTTTTACCCAAACTGTTTGAATTTGGTGCCCTTCTTGGGGATTGAAATAGGCCTGCTGCTGTCCATAAACTCTTTCCCCATGGCCATGCTAATTCTCTGGCCACCCTGCCTTTTTGAGAACTCCCCTGGTGGCAGTGCTGACAGCCAAGCCTAGGCAGTGCTGTAGGTGAGACACTAGGAGGTCCCCATCGATGCTCCTGAAGTGGTCCAGCATTAGGAAGGCGGCAGGCCAGCGGCTTCAGGCTTCCACAGTCCCACACGGTGTGGTCCTGCGGCTAGAGGTCCTGGCGGTGTATTATTTCAGCTTTCTCTCTGTAACTGTTCTGGTTCTGCAAGAACGTGTCAGTGTGTCGTGGATCTCAGACTAATTAGTTTTGAAATGGAGTTTTGATTGAACTCTTCAAATCGATGCTGCTGCAAAATTTGTTTCTCGGGCTTCCTATTAAAAGCCATCttaaggggcagttttactacTCTCCCTGTCGTTCAGTCGATACATTTAATAACAACTTACAGGCTATTTTCAATAAAGTGGCGACAGCAAATTAGTAGTTTGAACATGACAAGCCTCTTCTGCAAGACCAGATCCTGAAAACTCAAAAGCAATTATTTTTATATAGAGGCATGGCGTGCTGCAGTCATTCAGATTACGGGGTGTTCTACAGGAACGTGTCTCCTGGTTTGACACAAACTGCGTTTTATGACTTTATTTGGACAAGGAGGAAATGTAAATATTCATATTTATTATGACACCGATATGTTAATTTGTAAGTCCTATTACTTTCTCATTGTTGAAAAGTATCTCTCTGACCCTGCTCACTTGTTCCAATATCACCTTTCAATGTGAAATCATTTTGGtctgtttaataaatgtttgtggatATTAAAGAGGGAAGCCCAAAAGCAAATAAAGCTTCCCAGCTTGAGTCTACGGATTCCATAAAAGCCAGAGTTCAgtgttcattaaaatattttgttgtgcCTGCAGAGGAATATAAggaattacatatatatattttttcagtgtACCACAGTTCCTTGAGCTTTCCCCTCCTCTGCAGccttctccctctccccctcctccccccatGGCAGATGTTGTGGTCTCATTTGATTGCATAGGAAAACTGCAGTGATACAGCAAACACCCAGAGAGATATGATGACAAATGGGTCCAGATCCCGGTAAATTACTTTCTGCTCAAATCGAAATTTCATTCAGTTTGTTGCTAGCAGAGATGAAGTAATCTAAATTGTGGACTCAGGAGCAGATAGAGGGAAGTTGGAGCAAGCATTTCATTatcaagagagagagaaggttAGGATGAAAGAGATGAGCAGAGGCAAATCTTAAGTGTTGACACCATGATTGAAAAGGTTAACCCATACACATTATATATCAACCTGGATAGCAGAGAGTTTCTAATGGAAAGTCTGCACTGATGGAGGTTTACTGGAGTTTCAATACactgagcatgatgtcttctTAGATACACAATCAAATCCTCTTAACCCTTTTGATGACTCATAGCTCAAGATATGATTAAAGTACAAAAGAGTTCATATAATTTCAAGGACTAAATGCATTTAAACTCCAGTCAtgaattgtattttcttttttaatgataaaGCCATTAATCTGATAAAATGTGTGTAGGACAGAATTGTTTTGTATTTGCTAGAGGCATGAGTCAATATTGTGATTAAACCCCGGGCGTCCTCTTCCTGTGCAGGAGGCTGGAGTTAGTTGTCTCCCCCAAAAGGATTTTTCCCAGATTATGCAAATCACTCACAAAATTTGAGGCCTGAGCCTAAGGATTCAGACTGTTGTCAGATGCATTCCAGAGGGAGGGCCAGGGGCCttggggatttttttcttttggtttgggaTTATTACCAATATCTCTCGTTTCGTCATCTTTGTTTCAGGTTATTTGGGAATAGCGGTGCTTGCAGTGCTTGCGGACAGTCGATTCCTGCGAGTGAACTCGTCATGAGGGCGCAAGGCAATGTGTATCATCTTAAGGTAgcatttgcttctcttttttaaaaaccacACCTTTCCTACATAGGGGCAAAGTGTTCTTCCTGAATAGGAACTCTGCCTTCTCGTGCCACAAACACTACAAGGGGAATCCATTAAACTTGTAGTGCGGCAGTGATTGTGACAATCAGATATGCACACACAGCACACTGCCTGCACACTGCAtcagcacacccatgtttgtctCTTTCCCCGCTTTGCCCTGACCCAGTTTATTCCATTTTGGCTTACTGTTTTCCAGGATGATGTCAAAATCAAAAAGCCCAAACCAAAGTGGCTCTGAACTTGACAGATACCTGCCTAAAAACGGTCTATAAACTTGTGACCAAAAAGAACTTAATTTGTACTTGTTTTCAGTggatttgcttttccttttcagTGTTTTACGTGCTCTACCTGCCGGAATCGCCTGGTCCCGGGAGATCGGTTTCACTACATCAATGGTAGTTTATTTTGTGAACATGATAGACCTACAGCTCTCATCAATGGCCATTTGAATTCACTTCAGAGCAATCCACTACTGCCAGACCAGAAGGTGAATACCCAGCAATTACTAATAAGCTTTATTAGAGCAAGTTGGAAGGTTGAACCTCTTTTAACCTACCAAGGGAGTATTCCTGGGTTGTTGTATTTTTGCATGCCTTTTTAAAAGAGATACAGACTACTCTTGTGGAGTGTTCAGCAATAGGGTAGTTGATTAAATTATGAATCGTCTgtcgtaaagaaaaaaaaaaatgctgttaggTTGTATCTGTAGTTTCACTGATGTTCAGTGTGGGATTATCCTTTGCAGAGTCAAACTTCCATATAACCAGTTGTTTATCCTGTTAGACCGTTTTGAAATTCAGAAACACAATGTGATATGTTACTGTGGgaggaaaattagaacatttATGGTAGGAAAAGGGAATAAATGTCTTTGTCATGAAAGAATGATTTCTGTATTAGGAGTAGCAACCCAGACACTGGCCTTCCAAGCCCCATTTACAGAGCATTTATTTTTAGAATAGCAgtttaacaaaacattctgtaaTTCCAGAGGAAAGCATATTTATTCATAGGTAGTCCCAT
This region includes:
- the LMO4 gene encoding LIM domain transcription factor LMO4 isoform X2, with the protein product MVNPGSSSQPPPVTAGSLSWKRCAGCGGKIADRFLLYAMDSYWHSRCLKCSCCQAQLGDIGTSCYTKSGMILCRNDYIRLFGNSGACSACGQSIPASELVMRAQGNVYHLKCFTCSTCRNRLVPGDRFHYINGSLFCEHDRPTALINGHLNSLQSNPLLPDQKVC
- the LMO4 gene encoding LIM domain transcription factor LMO4 isoform X1, yielding MVNPGSSSQPPPVTAGSLSWKRCAGCGGKIADRFLLYAMDSYWHSRCLKCSCCQAQLGDIGTSCYTKSGMILCRNDYIRLFGNSGACSACGQSIPASELVMRAQGNVYHLKCFTCSTCRNRLVPGDRFHYINGSLFCEHDRPTALINGHLNSLQSNPLLPDQKVTSQVCCWFYTISFPEIATYEQ